A stretch of the Papaver somniferum cultivar HN1 chromosome 6, ASM357369v1, whole genome shotgun sequence genome encodes the following:
- the LOC113286961 gene encoding ammonium transporter 1 member 1-like — translation MASALCSATDLAPLLGSAVNSTAAAAYICASFDTVSIKFVDATFAIDTTYLLFSAYLVFAMQLGFAMLCAGSVRAKNTMNIMLTNVLDAAAGGLFYYLFGFAFAYGTPSNGFIGKHFFGLKEIPAPGFDYGYFLYQWAFAIAAAGITSGSIAERTQFVAYMIYSAFLTGFVYPVVSHWFWSSDGWASASRTDGNLLFGSGVIDFAGSGVVHMVGGIAGLWGAIIEGPRIGRFDHTGRAVALKGHSASLVVLGTFLLWFGWYGFNPGSFVTILKPYGESGSYYGQWSAIGRTAVTTTLAGCTAALTTLFGKRLLVGHWNVTDVCNGLLGGFAAITAGCSVVEPWAAIICGFVASGVLIGCNKLAERFKYDDPLEAAQLHGGCGTWGIIFTALFAKKEYVAQIYNGGVLGRPYGLFMGGGGKLLAAHIVQILVIAGWVSATMGPLFFILNKLELLRISSEDEMQGMDVTRHGGFAYVYHDDDDSLPKHGFMLRKVEPSSTPDTAAQSA, via the coding sequence ATGGCGTCAGCGTTATGTTCTGCAACAGATTTAGCACCACTGTTGGGTTCTGCTGTAaactcaacagcagcagcagcatataTCTGTGCTTCATTTGATACAGTATCAATAAAATTTGTAGACGCAACATTTGCAATCGACACAACATATCTTTTATTCTCAGCATACTTAGTGTTTGCTATGCAACTAGGATTTGCTATGTTATGTGCAGGTTCAGTAAGAGCTAAAAACACGATGAATATAATGCTTACTAATGTTCTAGACGCTGCTGCTGGTGGTTTGTTTTATTATCTCTTTGGCTTTGCTTTTGCTTATGGTACTCCTTCTAATGGGTTTATCGGTAAACACTTCTTTGGTCTTAAAGAAATTCCAGCACCAGGTTTTGATTATGGCTATTTTCTCTACCAGTGGGCTTTTGCAATTGCTGCCGCAGGGATCACTAGTGGTTCAATTGCTGAGAGAACTCAGTTTGTTGCTTATATGATTTACTCTGCCTTTTTGACTGGGTTTGTTTATCCTGTTGTTTCTcattggttttggtcttctgatggtTGGGCTAGTGCATCAAGAACTGATGGGAATTTGCTATTTGGCTCTGGGGTTATTGATTTTGCTGGTTCCGGTGTTGTTCATATGGTTGGAGGTATTGCTGGTTTATGGGGTGCTATTATTGAAGGACCGAGAATTGGTAGATTTGATCATACAGGGAGGGCTGTTGCTCTTAAAGGTCACAGCGCTTCCTTGGTTGTTTTGGGTACTTTCTTGTTATGGTTTGGTTGGTATGGATTTAACCCTGGTTCGTTtgttacaatcttgaaaccttaTGGTGAAAGTGGAAGTTACTATGGGCAATGGAGCGCTATTGGTAGAACTGCTGTTACTACTACTTTAGCCGGTTGTACCGCGGCGTTGACGACTTTGTTTGGGAAAAGATTATTAGTTGGTCATTGGAATGTTACAGATGTTTGTAATGGTTTATTGGGTGGTTTCGCTGCCATTACTGCTGGTTGTTCTGTTGTGGAACCATGGGCAGCTATTATTTGTGGATTTGTTGCTTCTGGGGTGTTAATCGGATGCAATAAACTCGCTGAGAGATTCAAATATGATGATCCGTTAGAAGCAGCACAGTTACATGGTGGTTGTGGTACTTGGGGTATAATCTTTACCGCTTTATTTGCTAAGAAAGAATATGTTGCTCAGATATATAATGGTGGTGTTCTTGGTAGACCTTACGGTTTGTTCATGGGTGGTGGTGGAAAACTATTAGCAGCACATATTGTTCAGATTTTAGTTATTGCTGGTTGGGTTAGTGCAACAATGGGTCCATTGTTTTTTATACTAAACAAGCTCGAGTTATTGAGAATTTCATCTGAAGATGAAATGCAAGGAATGGATGTTACTAGGCATGGTGGTTTTGCTTATGTTTATCATGACGATGACGATTCACTACCAAAGCATGGGTTCATGTTGAGGAAAGTTGAACCTAGTAGCACTCCAGATACTGCTGCACAATCAGCTTAA
- the LOC113290506 gene encoding UBP1-associated protein 2B-like, with translation MANIKDQLINIIRSVSTENTKIIEEIRKLAFQNPSHCRKTTLKASKEPLKKIGNRMTASDSASSDQQQMNVKKYAAESKIFVGNVSSQSEITAEKLHKFFSKFGEMERGPLGFDKDTRKPKGYALFTYKTVEGARKDLEKPTKNFNGHTLHCAISTGGSGSGSNKQKSGSGPNESLTLTNEGCDFAAMAPTNIQPRAASAMKKSAACDNPQGCHLNTSHKIGPSRNAPAKKPALAWPGICIPKPHSTRGAIGKKE, from the exons ATGGCCAATATTAAAGATCAATTAATCAATATTATTCGTTCAGTCTCAACAGAGAATACAAAAATCATTGAAGAAATTCGTAAACTTGCATTTCAAAATCCATCACATTGTAGAAAAACTACTCTTAAAGCTTCAAAAGAGCCACTCAAAAAGATAGGAAATCGGATGACTGCTTCTGATTCAGCTTCTTCTGATCAACAGCAAATGAATGTGAAGAAATATGCTGCAGAGAGTAAAATCTTTGTAGGCAATGTGAGTTCTCAATCTGAAATTACTGCTGAAAAACTGCACAAGTTCTTTTCAAAGTTCGGGGAAATGGAACGAGGTCCATTAGGATTTGATAAAGACACTAGGAAGCCGAAAGGGTATGCTTTGTTTACATATAAAACTGTTGAAGGAGCAAGAAAGGATTTAGAAAAACCAACCAAGAATTTTAATGGACATACACTGCATTGTGCAATATCTACGGGTGGCAGTGGTAGTGGTAGTAATAAGCAGAAATCTGGTTCTGGTCCAAATGAAAGCTTAACCTTGACGAATGAAGGGTGTGATTTTGCTGCAATGGCACCAACAAATATTCAACCAAGAGCAGCTTCAGCAATGAAGAAATCTGCAGCTTGTGATAATCCACAAGGTTGTCACCTAAACACTTCGCACAAGATTGGACCGTCTAGGAATGCTCCTGCTAAGAAACCTGCATTAGCGTGGCCAGGAATATGT ATACCAAAACCGCATTCGACGCGTGGTGCCATAGGGAAGAAGGAGTAA